A stretch of Burkholderiales bacterium DNA encodes these proteins:
- a CDS encoding ketopantoate reductase C-terminal domain-containing protein yields EPEIEALVGSVVELGRLTHTPTPHIDAVYALAKLLAKTLAEERSS; encoded by the coding sequence TGAGCCGGAAATTGAAGCATTAGTGGGCTCGGTGGTGGAACTCGGCCGTCTTACTCACACGCCGACGCCGCACATCGATGCGGTGTACGCGCTTGCAAAGCTGCTCGCTAAGACGCTGGCGGAAGAGCGCAGTTCCTAA